One window of the Gemmatimonadaceae bacterium genome contains the following:
- a CDS encoding carboxypeptidase regulatory-like domain-containing protein, with the protein MRTLWVSLACVLVAQAPAAAQGLRGSVVDSTGRPLADAEIIVVEPAIRTRSDSLGSFRLSPIAPGRRVVRVRLIGYRPYETTISITGEWTTLRVTLRRMPTLLAEVRITDTRLCAPNTLAGFECRRSSGLGLFRDAGELRSLRPSAWADMLDGMPALRREPTMTPDGLDWRPAAPPGGCLRQIFNGEDPEFDGHVRRVPISELVPQDVVAIEYYPRYAEVPEQFRRYAWPSSSAQPCALLVYWLREAPPRRRSRPRPPEFPS; encoded by the coding sequence TTGCGAACGCTCTGGGTTTCGCTCGCCTGCGTCCTGGTCGCGCAGGCTCCGGCCGCGGCGCAAGGGCTTCGCGGTAGCGTCGTCGACTCGACGGGACGGCCGCTCGCGGACGCCGAGATCATCGTCGTCGAACCGGCCATTCGGACGCGGTCGGATTCGCTCGGTAGCTTCCGGCTGTCCCCGATCGCCCCGGGCCGACGCGTCGTTCGTGTCCGACTCATCGGCTATCGACCGTACGAGACCACCATATCCATCACCGGCGAGTGGACGACCCTGCGCGTGACCTTGCGTCGCATGCCCACGCTCCTCGCGGAGGTGCGGATCACGGACACGCGGCTCTGCGCACCGAACACGCTGGCCGGCTTCGAGTGCCGCCGCTCTTCCGGGCTCGGCCTGTTCCGCGATGCGGGTGAGCTGCGGAGCCTGCGTCCGTCCGCATGGGCGGATATGCTCGATGGCATGCCGGCGCTCCGCCGCGAACCGACGATGACGCCCGACGGCCTCGATTGGCGACCAGCCGCGCCTCCCGGCGGATGCTTGCGGCAGATCTTCAATGGCGAGGACCCCGAGTTCGACGGGCACGTCCGGCGGGTGCCCATCAGCGAGCTGGTCCCGCAGGATGTCGTCGCCATCGAGTACTACCCGCGATATGCCGAGGTGCCAGAGCAGTTCCGGCGATACGCCTGGCCGAGCAGTTCCGCCCAGCCGTGCGCCTTGCTCGTCTACTGGTTGCGCGAGGCACCGCCGCGCCGACGCTCGCGGCCGCGACCGCCAGAGTTCCCGTCGTAA
- a CDS encoding cation transporter gives MSNEHLGRRALTTLFALNGTMFVVELLSGWRAESMGLIADGLDMGADAAVYLLALLAIGAAESRKLRAARFAGRVQLALAVVAMLELARRAVMGSAPEPPTMVAVSLAALAVNVWCLVLLRRHRHGEVHLQAAWIFSATDVQANLGVLLAGALVALTRSAIPDLVIGLVVCWLVLRGAIRIGRRVRAAELAADAATSVRPG, from the coding sequence GTGAGTAACGAACATCTCGGACGGCGCGCGCTGACGACGTTGTTCGCGCTGAACGGTACGATGTTCGTCGTCGAGCTCCTCAGCGGCTGGCGCGCGGAGTCCATGGGACTCATCGCGGACGGCCTCGATATGGGCGCCGACGCCGCTGTCTATCTCCTCGCCCTGCTCGCCATCGGCGCGGCCGAGTCCCGCAAGCTCAGGGCCGCGCGCTTTGCCGGCCGGGTGCAGCTCGCGCTCGCCGTCGTCGCGATGCTGGAACTGGCGCGTCGTGCCGTCATGGGGAGCGCGCCAGAACCGCCAACCATGGTCGCGGTGTCCCTCGCCGCGCTCGCCGTCAACGTCTGGTGCCTCGTCCTCCTGCGCCGCCATCGGCACGGCGAGGTCCATCTCCAGGCGGCGTGGATCTTCTCCGCCACCGATGTGCAGGCGAATCTCGGTGTGCTCCTGGCCGGGGCACTCGTCGCCCTGACACGCTCGGCGATTCCCGACCTCGTCATCGGACTCGTGGTCTGCTGGCTCGTCCTCCGCGGGGCGATCCGCATCGGGCGCCGCGTGCGCGCCGCCGAGCTGGCCGCCGACGCCGCGACATCCGTGCGACCCGGATAA
- a CDS encoding plasmid pRiA4b ORF-3 family protein has translation MLPTAAAKDAVVGQPRYRTWDSLRLPHNCFLWKRLQQKQTLYRHRNLSMPTPKKRTLTLHSRPASTLGVLVLRVSIRGIEPPVWREISVPETYTLAQLHRVLQCVFAWLDYHLYDFRIGRKRYVPAVNEMPGADTAVTTLASLGLKRGSQLVYTYDYGDDWEHDIEVMHVARETVNPRAIPMPRVLDGQRAAPPEDCGGPPGYARLLDALADPRNPDHDQAHYWVPRGFDPAVFDRPAADHAVVLACAWGAIKRRLLPTSAGAVAVVGPQPHLN, from the coding sequence TTGCTGCCGACAGCCGCAGCGAAGGATGCAGTTGTGGGGCAGCCGCGTTATCGTACGTGGGACAGCCTGCGGCTGCCCCACAACTGCTTTTTATGGAAGCGGCTGCAGCAGAAGCAGACGTTATATCGACACCGCAACCTTTCGATGCCAACGCCCAAGAAGCGCACGCTAACGCTCCACTCGCGCCCCGCTTCGACACTCGGCGTCCTCGTCTTGCGCGTCAGCATTCGCGGCATCGAGCCGCCCGTCTGGCGTGAAATCTCGGTCCCGGAGACCTACACGCTTGCGCAGCTGCATCGCGTGCTGCAGTGCGTGTTCGCATGGCTGGATTATCACCTCTACGATTTCCGCATTGGACGGAAGCGCTACGTCCCAGCCGTCAACGAGATGCCTGGCGCCGATACGGCGGTCACGACCCTGGCTTCGCTCGGGCTGAAGCGAGGCTCCCAGCTCGTGTACACGTACGACTATGGCGACGATTGGGAGCACGATATCGAGGTCATGCACGTCGCACGCGAGACGGTGAACCCGCGCGCAATCCCGATGCCCCGTGTGCTCGACGGGCAACGCGCCGCGCCGCCCGAGGATTGCGGAGGGCCGCCTGGGTACGCGCGGCTCCTCGATGCGCTCGCGGATCCGAGGAATCCCGACCACGACCAGGCGCACTACTGGGTGCCGCGCGGCTTCGACCCGGCCGTCTTCGACCGCCCCGCAGCTGACCACGCAGTCGTACTGGCTTGTGCGTGGGGTGCGATAAAACGACGCTTGCTGCCGACAAGCGCAGGTGCGGTAGCGGTTGTGGGGCCTCAGCCTCATCTTAACTGA
- a CDS encoding PD-(D/E)XK nuclease family protein, with amino-acid sequence MTDILIQLRGVAERDVDLFLVEELVASPAFRAWFTSALDVGAGFELVAVERSALSSSGESDLDLVFASGASRTVVLVENKIDAIMQPRQAERYQERAQQRRAEPGTAVVITLLVAPERYATDSAGFDRRLTYEDIRAALVSNGTPDARTQYKLRLLDLAMDRARTGWVAVPSESTSAFWTRYFDLTKELAPQLRMPRPGAKPALSSFVVFKPTVLRKGVRLIHKLPYGRVDLQFDGRIAELDAFAERYRTTLSDGMYVAPASKSFAVRVEVPQVNLEGSVSEAEASMRAGILAAERLHVWYSQVAPHIGAT; translated from the coding sequence ATGACAGATATTTTAATCCAGCTTCGCGGCGTCGCCGAACGCGACGTCGACCTATTCCTCGTTGAAGAGCTTGTTGCTTCGCCAGCGTTTCGCGCGTGGTTCACCAGCGCACTCGACGTTGGCGCGGGCTTCGAGCTGGTTGCAGTGGAGCGTTCGGCGCTCTCGTCGAGTGGAGAGAGCGATCTCGACCTCGTGTTCGCGTCCGGCGCATCGCGCACGGTCGTGTTGGTCGAGAACAAGATTGACGCCATTATGCAACCTCGACAGGCCGAGCGATATCAGGAGCGCGCGCAACAACGCCGCGCCGAGCCTGGGACTGCAGTGGTCATTACGCTGCTCGTGGCACCGGAGCGGTACGCCACCGATTCAGCAGGATTCGACCGCCGCCTCACGTACGAAGACATTCGCGCGGCACTGGTGTCCAATGGCACTCCGGATGCGCGGACGCAGTACAAGCTTCGGCTTCTCGATCTCGCGATGGATCGTGCACGCACTGGATGGGTGGCCGTTCCGAGTGAGTCGACTTCGGCTTTCTGGACCCGCTACTTCGACTTGACCAAGGAGTTGGCACCGCAACTCAGAATGCCGCGCCCCGGCGCGAAGCCCGCCCTCTCGAGTTTCGTGGTGTTCAAGCCGACGGTGCTCCGGAAAGGAGTGCGTCTCATCCACAAGCTTCCTTACGGGCGCGTTGATCTCCAGTTTGACGGCCGCATCGCTGAGCTGGACGCATTCGCGGAGCGGTATCGCACCACATTGAGCGACGGGATGTACGTAGCGCCCGCGAGCAAGTCTTTTGCCGTTCGCGTTGAAGTTCCTCAAGTCAATCTCGAGGGCTCCGTTTCGGAAGCTGAAGCGTCGATGCGCGCGGGAATCTTGGCCGCTGAGCGCCTACACGTGTGGTACTCGCAGGTCGCGCCTCACATAGGCGCGACATAA
- a CDS encoding cation transporter: protein MSNEHLGRRALATLFALNGTMFVVELVSGWRAESMGLIADGLDMGADAAVYLLALLAMGAAESRKLRAARFAGRVQLALAVLAMLELARRAIMGSTPEPPTMVAVSLAALAVNIWCLVLLRRHRHGEVHLQAAWIFSATDVQANLGVLLAGALVAWLDTAIPDLLIGLVVCGLVLRGAVRIGRRVRAAELAADAAASARPG from the coding sequence GTGAGTAACGAGCATCTCGGACGGCGCGCGCTGGCCACGTTGTTCGCGCTGAACGGGACGATGTTCGTCGTCGAGCTCGTCAGCGGATGGCGCGCGGAGTCCATGGGACTCATCGCTGACGGCCTCGACATGGGCGCCGACGCGGCGGTTTACCTCCTTGCCCTGCTCGCCATGGGGGCGGCCGAATCACGCAAACTCCGGGCGGCACGGTTCGCGGGAAGAGTGCAGCTCGCGTTGGCCGTGCTCGCCATGTTAGAACTCGCCCGTCGTGCCATCATGGGCAGCACTCCAGAGCCGCCGACGATGGTCGCGGTGTCGCTCGCCGCACTTGCCGTAAACATCTGGTGCCTCGTTCTGCTGCGCCGCCATCGCCATGGCGAGGTGCATCTGCAGGCCGCTTGGATCTTCTCCGCCACCGACGTGCAGGCGAACCTCGGGGTACTGCTCGCCGGTGCGCTCGTGGCGTGGCTCGACACCGCGATTCCCGATCTCCTCATCGGACTGGTCGTCTGCGGACTCGTGCTCCGTGGCGCGGTTCGCATCGGTCGGCGGGTGCGTGCCGCCGAGTTGGCCGCCGATGCCGCGGCATCCGCGCGACCCGGATAA